The Rhodopseudomonas palustris genome window below encodes:
- a CDS encoding response regulator, producing MRREERTEAGQDGLHADKLLGLLDLLVIDDDAMQRMLIAGAAEKAGYAVTHAASCAEGISLIRDKHFDCITLDLKLEDGDGADVMRAMAAAKYDGPMIVISGMNSQHRRASRDLARSLGMELLQSFPKPIDLAALRISLANLRSTVAGLPIVHSWGEVCGPRFERNG from the coding sequence ATGCGTCGTGAAGAGCGAACTGAGGCGGGGCAGGACGGCCTGCACGCCGACAAGCTGCTCGGCCTGCTCGATCTGCTGGTGATCGATGACGATGCCATGCAGCGCATGCTGATTGCCGGCGCGGCCGAGAAGGCCGGCTACGCGGTGACCCACGCGGCGTCCTGCGCCGAAGGCATCAGCCTGATCCGCGACAAGCATTTCGACTGCATCACGCTGGACCTCAAGCTGGAAGACGGCGATGGCGCCGACGTCATGCGTGCGATGGCGGCGGCGAAGTACGATGGGCCGATGATCGTCATTAGCGGCATGAACTCCCAGCATCGCCGCGCCTCGCGCGATCTGGCGCGGTCGCTCGGCATGGAGCTGCTGCAGAGCTTCCCGAAGCCGATCGATCTCGCCGCACTCCGCATCTCGCTCGCCAATCTGCGCAGCACCGTGGCCGGCCTGCCGATCGTTCATTCCTGGGGCGAGGTGTGCGGCCCCCGCTTCGAACGCAACGGCTGA
- a CDS encoding methyl-accepting chemotaxis protein produces the protein MRKNLPVTDDEYVLDDGTLIVSKTDVKGKLTYFNDQFVIASGFSEQELMGQPHNIVRHPDMPPEAFQNLWDTLKAGRPWVGAVKNRRKSGGFYWVLASATPLWENGQVTGYMSVRTKLPADQRAEAEHVYGLLRNNKAHGYKIDDGIIRRRSWFDRLGMFTRTLRSRLTTMVAVQAVIMMIIGAAGIFAVHNMDQRLQSVYEDRAVPLGQLAEINERLLDDAMALRGAVVRAKVGKQIRDVAGRIAANRERSDKLLADYTTTRLSADEKALAGKFAAARQAYFTEVVSPGIAMVAAREFDRLGELMTGRAEELFKATKTELDKLVAMQVQGARAEYASGQREYVTMLVISVTLLVIGLILGVLNGMFTTRAITVPLQRLNTVMGNIAQGKFDSRVVIERDDEAGVALRNIQAMQNQLFFSRQEENDTAQRIALQRKRDMQRLADEFEAAVGEIIETVSSASTELEASASSLTATAERSRDLTVTVAAASEQAATNVQSVAGATEQMSSTVSEISRQVQESARIAVESVSQARHTNDRVSELSEAAGRIGAVVELINNIAGQTNLLALNATIEAARAGEAGRGFAVVAQEVKILAEQTAKATGDISQQISGIQAGTEESVAAIRQIGVTIDRMAEIASTVASAVEQQGAATQEIARNVQEAAHGTIQVSSNIASVRQGAAETGSASSQVLAAAQALSHDSNRLKAEVSRFLSTVRAA, from the coding sequence ATGCGAAAGAACTTGCCTGTGACCGACGACGAATACGTGCTCGACGACGGCACGCTGATCGTTTCGAAGACCGACGTCAAAGGCAAGCTGACCTATTTCAACGATCAGTTCGTCATCGCGTCCGGCTTCAGCGAGCAGGAGCTGATGGGGCAGCCGCACAACATCGTGCGCCATCCCGACATGCCGCCGGAGGCATTCCAGAATCTATGGGATACGCTCAAGGCGGGGCGGCCGTGGGTCGGCGCCGTGAAGAATCGGCGTAAGTCCGGCGGGTTCTATTGGGTACTCGCAAGCGCGACGCCGCTGTGGGAAAACGGCCAAGTCACCGGCTACATGTCGGTGCGGACCAAGCTGCCGGCCGATCAGCGCGCCGAAGCTGAACACGTCTATGGCTTGCTGCGAAACAACAAGGCGCACGGATACAAGATCGACGACGGCATCATTCGGCGGCGGTCGTGGTTCGACCGGCTCGGGATGTTCACCCGGACGCTGCGCTCGCGCCTCACCACGATGGTGGCGGTGCAGGCGGTGATCATGATGATCATCGGCGCTGCCGGCATCTTTGCGGTCCACAATATGGATCAGCGCCTGCAGTCGGTTTATGAGGATCGCGCCGTCCCGCTGGGACAGCTCGCCGAAATCAACGAGCGTCTGCTCGACGATGCAATGGCGCTGCGCGGCGCGGTGGTTCGCGCCAAGGTTGGCAAGCAAATCCGCGACGTCGCGGGTCGCATCGCCGCCAACCGCGAACGCTCCGACAAGCTGCTCGCGGACTACACGACGACGCGCCTGTCGGCGGACGAAAAGGCGCTTGCGGGCAAGTTCGCAGCGGCGCGGCAGGCTTATTTCACCGAAGTGGTTAGCCCCGGCATTGCCATGGTGGCGGCCCGGGAATTCGATCGGCTTGGTGAGTTGATGACCGGCCGTGCCGAAGAGCTGTTCAAGGCGACCAAGACCGAGCTCGACAAGCTGGTGGCGATGCAGGTGCAGGGCGCCCGCGCCGAATACGCCAGCGGCCAACGGGAATACGTCACCATGCTGGTGATCTCGGTCACGCTGCTAGTGATCGGCCTGATCCTCGGCGTCTTGAATGGCATGTTCACGACCCGCGCGATCACCGTTCCGCTGCAGCGGCTCAACACTGTGATGGGCAATATCGCGCAGGGTAAATTCGACAGCCGCGTGGTGATAGAGCGCGACGACGAGGCCGGGGTTGCGCTCCGCAACATCCAGGCGATGCAGAACCAGTTGTTCTTCAGCCGCCAGGAAGAGAACGATACTGCGCAGCGGATCGCCTTGCAGCGCAAGCGTGATATGCAGCGGCTGGCCGACGAGTTCGAAGCCGCGGTCGGGGAGATCATCGAAACTGTCTCATCGGCCTCGACCGAACTGGAGGCCTCCGCCAGTTCGCTGACCGCCACCGCCGAACGCTCGCGCGATCTGACTGTCACGGTGGCGGCCGCGTCGGAACAGGCGGCCACCAATGTGCAGTCGGTCGCCGGGGCCACCGAGCAGATGTCGTCGACTGTCAGCGAGATCAGCCGACAGGTGCAGGAGTCGGCGCGGATCGCAGTCGAGTCCGTCAGTCAGGCGCGGCACACGAATGATCGGGTGAGCGAGTTGTCGGAGGCCGCGGGACGGATCGGCGCGGTGGTCGAACTGATCAACAACATCGCCGGCCAGACCAATCTGCTGGCGCTCAACGCCACCATCGAGGCGGCGCGGGCTGGCGAGGCCGGCCGCGGCTTTGCCGTCGTGGCGCAGGAAGTGAAGATCCTCGCCGAGCAGACCGCGAAGGCGACCGGCGATATCAGCCAGCAGATCTCCGGCATCCAGGCTGGCACCGAGGAGTCCGTCGCGGCGATCCGGCAGATCGGCGTCACGATCGACCGGATGGCCGAGATCGCTTCGACGGTGGCGTCGGCGGTGGAGCAGCAGGGTGCTGCGACGCAAGAAATCGCCCGCAACGTTCAGGAGGCGGCGCACGGTACCATCCAGGTCAGCTCGAATATCGCCAGCGTCCGCCAGGGCGCTGCCGAGACCGGGTCGGCATCGTCTCAGGTCCTGGCGGCGGCCCAGGCGCTGTCGCACGACAGCAACCGGCTGAAGGCCGAGGTCAGCCGCTTCCTCAGCACGGTACGGGCCGCCTGA
- a CDS encoding hybrid sensor histidine kinase/response regulator, which yields MDDLLREFLTETFESLDTVDNQLVRFEQEPNNAKILDNIFRLVHTIKGTCGFLGLPRLEALAHAAETLMGKFRDGMPVTGEAVTLILTTIDRIKDILTQLEATQAEPEGEDGDLIGELERLSMRSPEEIAAELGGTAPVDVAEVAVAEVAAAAEAVAADANSTEGTLVAQTLERPLRPGEVSLDELERAFRETEIEMASPPLQPAVSEAPAAVAEVVAQPEPKPAKPAKPAAKPAAKKSGGEGEGAAEGGAAGGVANQSIRVNVDTLEHLMTMVSELVLTRNQLLEISRRHEDNEFKVPLQRLSTVTAELQDGVMKTRMQPIGNAWQKLPRIVRDLAAELGKHIELEMHGADTELDRQVLDLIKDPLTHMVRNSADHGLEKPEDRARAGKPEQGTIRLSAYHEGGHIVICIADNGRGLDTERIKAKALANGLVTEAELEKMTEAQIHKFIFAPGFSTAAAVTSVSGRGVGMDVVRTNIDQIGGTIEVKSVAGEGSAITIKIPLTLAIVSALIVEAGGDRFAIPQLAVVELVRARANSEHRIERIKDTPVLRLRDKLLPLIHLKKLLGIDEGANSEPENGFIVVTQVGSQTFGIVVDGVFHTEEIVVKPMSTKLRHIGMFSGNTILGDGAVIMIVDPNGIAQALGTAVSAQHDISDQAAASRNASAEQLTSLLVFRAGSSQPKAVPLSLVTRLEEIASDKIEKSNGRYMVQYRDQLMPLVLMEGVDVATSGVQPILVFADEDRSMGLVVDEIVDIVEEHLHIQVGSSRDGILGSAVIKGQATEVIDVAHFLPMAFSDWLARKEMRQTMTTRSVLLVDDSAFFRNMLGPVLKAAGYKVRVATSAVEGLAVLRSGAQFDVILTDIEMPEMNGFEFAEAIRSDTKMSSLPVIALSSLVSPAAIERGRQAGLTDYIAKFDRPGLIAALKEQTTMHATPEVLEQAA from the coding sequence ATGGACGATCTTCTTCGTGAGTTTTTGACGGAGACCTTCGAGAGCCTGGACACGGTTGACAACCAGCTGGTCCGGTTTGAGCAGGAGCCGAACAACGCGAAGATATTGGACAATATTTTTCGTCTTGTTCACACCATCAAGGGGACGTGCGGGTTTCTAGGATTGCCGCGGCTTGAAGCGCTTGCGCACGCGGCCGAGACCCTGATGGGCAAATTCCGGGACGGGATGCCGGTGACGGGAGAGGCGGTGACGCTGATCCTGACCACGATCGACCGGATCAAGGACATTCTGACCCAGCTGGAGGCGACCCAGGCCGAGCCCGAGGGTGAGGACGGCGACCTGATCGGGGAGTTGGAGCGGCTGTCGATGCGCTCGCCGGAGGAGATCGCGGCCGAGCTCGGCGGCACGGCGCCGGTGGACGTCGCCGAGGTTGCTGTGGCCGAAGTTGCAGCTGCTGCCGAAGCTGTTGCGGCCGACGCCAATTCGACCGAAGGCACCCTGGTGGCGCAGACGCTGGAGCGTCCGCTGCGGCCGGGCGAAGTGTCGCTGGATGAGCTGGAGCGCGCCTTCCGCGAGACCGAGATCGAGATGGCTTCCCCGCCGCTGCAGCCGGCCGTGAGCGAGGCTCCGGCGGCCGTGGCCGAGGTGGTTGCACAGCCTGAGCCGAAGCCGGCCAAGCCCGCCAAACCCGCCGCCAAGCCGGCGGCGAAGAAGTCCGGCGGCGAAGGCGAGGGCGCGGCGGAAGGTGGTGCCGCCGGCGGCGTCGCCAACCAGTCGATCCGGGTCAACGTCGATACCCTCGAACATCTGATGACGATGGTGTCGGAGCTGGTGCTGACCCGTAACCAGCTGCTGGAGATCAGCCGGCGCCACGAGGACAACGAGTTCAAGGTGCCGCTGCAGCGCCTCTCCACAGTCACGGCCGAGCTGCAGGACGGGGTGATGAAGACCCGGATGCAGCCGATCGGCAACGCCTGGCAGAAGCTGCCGCGCATCGTCCGGGATCTGGCCGCTGAACTCGGCAAGCACATCGAGCTGGAGATGCACGGTGCCGACACCGAGCTCGACCGCCAGGTGCTCGACCTGATCAAGGACCCGCTCACCCACATGGTGCGCAACTCCGCCGACCACGGGCTGGAGAAGCCCGAGGACCGGGCGCGCGCCGGCAAGCCCGAGCAGGGCACCATCCGCCTGTCCGCCTATCACGAGGGCGGCCATATCGTGATCTGCATCGCCGACAACGGCCGCGGGCTGGACACCGAACGGATCAAGGCCAAGGCCTTGGCCAACGGTCTGGTCACCGAGGCCGAACTCGAGAAGATGACCGAGGCGCAGATCCACAAGTTCATCTTCGCGCCGGGCTTCTCGACCGCTGCCGCCGTCACCTCGGTGTCCGGCCGCGGCGTCGGCATGGACGTGGTGCGGACCAATATCGACCAGATCGGCGGCACGATTGAAGTGAAGTCGGTCGCCGGCGAAGGCTCGGCGATCACCATCAAGATCCCGCTGACCCTGGCGATCGTCTCGGCCCTGATCGTGGAGGCCGGCGGTGACCGGTTTGCGATCCCGCAGCTGGCGGTGGTCGAACTGGTGCGGGCGCGGGCCAACTCCGAGCACCGCATCGAGCGGATCAAGGACACGCCCGTTCTTCGTCTACGCGACAAGCTGCTGCCGCTGATCCATCTGAAGAAGCTGCTCGGCATCGACGAGGGCGCCAATAGCGAGCCGGAGAACGGCTTCATCGTTGTGACCCAGGTCGGCAGCCAGACCTTCGGCATCGTGGTCGACGGCGTGTTCCACACCGAAGAAATCGTCGTCAAGCCGATGTCGACCAAGCTGCGGCACATCGGGATGTTCTCGGGCAACACCATCCTGGGCGACGGCGCGGTGATCATGATCGTCGATCCGAACGGGATCGCGCAGGCGCTCGGCACCGCGGTGTCGGCGCAGCACGACATCTCCGATCAGGCGGCGGCGAGCCGCAACGCCTCGGCCGAACAGCTCACCTCGCTGTTGGTGTTCCGCGCCGGCTCGAGCCAGCCCAAGGCGGTGCCGCTGTCGCTGGTGACGCGCCTGGAAGAGATCGCCTCCGACAAGATCGAGAAGTCGAACGGCCGCTACATGGTGCAGTACCGCGACCAGCTGATGCCCTTGGTGCTGATGGAAGGCGTCGATGTCGCCACAAGCGGCGTGCAGCCGATCCTGGTGTTCGCCGACGAGGACCGCTCGATGGGCCTTGTGGTCGACGAGATCGTCGACATCGTCGAGGAGCATCTGCACATCCAGGTCGGCTCCAGCCGCGACGGCATTCTCGGCTCTGCGGTGATCAAGGGCCAGGCCACCGAAGTGATCGACGTCGCGCACTTCTTGCCGATGGCGTTCTCCGACTGGCTGGCGCGCAAGGAGATGCGGCAGACGATGACCACCCGCTCGGTGCTGCTGGTCGATGACAGTGCGTTCTTCCGCAACATGCTGGGTCCGGTGCTGAAGGCGGCGGGCTACAAGGTGCGGGTTGCGACCTCGGCGGTCGAGGGCCTCGCGGTGCTGCGCTCGGGTGCACAGTTCGACGTGATCCTGACCGACATCGA
- a CDS encoding phosphoketolase family protein, which produces MSDVLSNDLLQKMDAYWRAANYLSVGQIYLQDNPLLDQKLQLDHIKPRLLGHWGTTPGLNMLYVHLNRLITAHDLDMIYIIGPGHGGPGLVANAYLEGTYTERYPAIERSRNGMQRLFRQFSWPHGVPSHVSPETPGSIHEGGELGYSLAHAYGAAFDNPNLIVACVVGDGEAETGALATSWHSNKFLNPARDGAVLPILHLNGFKIANPTVLARITPQELTDLMRGYGYEPSFVEGDDPAVVHQTLAATLERVLGEIRSIQDKARNHGATERPRWPMIVMRTPKGWTGPKHVDGKPVEGTWRAHQVPIADFKNPEHLTLLEDWMRSYRPDELFDATGKLRDELQALAPTGRRRMSANPHANGGELLEPLSLPDFHDYAVTLTGPGALKAEATRVLGTFLRDVMKNSLDSQNFRLFGPDETASNRLDAVLQVSPKEWMAAIEDVDTDLGPDGRVMEVLSEHLCQGWLEGYLLTGRHGFFSCYEAFIHIIDSMFNQHAKWLKACATIPWRKPIASLNYLLTSHVWRQDHNGFSHQDPGFIDHVANKKSNVVRIYLPPDANCLLSVADHCLRSRNYVNLIVAGKQPEWQWLDIDAAVRHCTTGAGIWHWASDEGEPDVVMACAGDVPTVETLAAVKLLREYVPDIKIRVVNVVDLMVLQPSSEHPHGMDDRRFDELFTTDKPVIFAFHGYPWLIHRLTYRRRNHVNIHVRGYKEEGTTTTPFDMVVLNDLDRYRLALDAILRIPRLADQRDAATSRYWATMQRHKLYIGEHGDDMPEVRDWRWSA; this is translated from the coding sequence ATGTCCGACGTGTTGTCCAACGATCTGTTGCAGAAGATGGACGCCTATTGGCGTGCCGCGAACTATCTGTCGGTTGGACAGATCTATCTGCAGGACAATCCGCTGCTCGATCAGAAGCTGCAGCTCGACCACATCAAGCCGCGTTTGCTGGGGCACTGGGGAACGACCCCCGGCCTCAATATGCTCTACGTGCATCTCAACCGGCTGATCACCGCGCACGACCTCGACATGATCTACATCATCGGCCCGGGTCACGGCGGGCCGGGGCTGGTCGCTAACGCGTATCTGGAAGGGACCTATACCGAGCGCTATCCGGCGATCGAGCGCAGCCGCAACGGCATGCAGCGCTTGTTCCGGCAGTTCTCGTGGCCGCATGGCGTGCCGAGCCACGTGTCGCCGGAAACGCCCGGTTCGATCCATGAGGGCGGCGAACTCGGTTACTCGCTGGCGCATGCCTACGGCGCGGCGTTCGACAATCCGAATCTGATCGTTGCCTGCGTGGTCGGCGACGGCGAGGCCGAGACCGGCGCGCTGGCGACGAGCTGGCACTCCAACAAGTTCCTCAATCCGGCGCGCGACGGCGCGGTGCTGCCGATCCTGCATCTCAACGGCTTCAAGATTGCCAACCCCACCGTGCTGGCGCGGATCACGCCGCAGGAACTGACCGACCTGATGCGCGGCTATGGCTACGAGCCGTCCTTTGTGGAAGGCGACGACCCGGCGGTGGTGCACCAGACGCTGGCTGCGACGCTGGAACGCGTGCTCGGCGAGATCCGCTCGATTCAGGACAAGGCGCGCAACCACGGCGCCACCGAGCGGCCGCGCTGGCCGATGATCGTGATGCGGACCCCGAAGGGCTGGACCGGTCCCAAGCACGTCGATGGCAAGCCGGTGGAAGGCACTTGGCGGGCCCATCAGGTGCCGATCGCGGACTTCAAGAATCCCGAGCATCTGACGCTGCTCGAAGATTGGATGCGCAGCTACCGGCCCGATGAGCTGTTCGACGCCACCGGCAAGCTGCGTGACGAGCTGCAGGCGCTGGCGCCGACCGGCCGCCGCCGGATGAGCGCCAATCCGCACGCCAACGGCGGGGAACTGCTCGAGCCGCTGTCGCTGCCCGATTTCCACGACTACGCGGTGACGCTGACCGGGCCCGGCGCGCTGAAGGCCGAAGCGACGCGGGTGCTCGGCACCTTCCTGCGCGACGTCATGAAGAACAGCCTCGACAGCCAGAACTTCCGGCTGTTCGGGCCGGACGAGACCGCGTCGAACCGGCTCGATGCGGTGCTGCAAGTCTCGCCGAAGGAGTGGATGGCGGCGATCGAGGACGTCGACACCGATCTCGGCCCCGATGGCCGCGTGATGGAGGTGCTCAGCGAGCATCTGTGCCAGGGCTGGCTCGAAGGCTATTTGCTGACCGGTCGGCATGGCTTCTTCTCGTGCTACGAGGCGTTCATCCACATCATCGACTCGATGTTCAATCAGCACGCCAAGTGGCTGAAGGCGTGTGCCACGATCCCGTGGCGGAAGCCGATCGCCTCGCTGAACTATCTGCTGACCTCGCACGTCTGGCGCCAGGATCACAACGGCTTCTCGCACCAGGATCCGGGCTTCATCGACCACGTCGCCAACAAGAAGTCGAACGTGGTGCGGATCTATCTGCCGCCGGATGCGAACTGCCTGCTGTCGGTCGCCGACCACTGCCTGCGCAGCCGCAACTACGTCAACCTGATCGTGGCAGGTAAGCAGCCGGAATGGCAGTGGCTGGATATCGATGCGGCGGTTCGTCATTGCACGACCGGCGCCGGGATCTGGCATTGGGCGAGCGACGAGGGCGAGCCCGATGTAGTGATGGCTTGCGCCGGCGACGTGCCGACGGTCGAGACGCTGGCGGCGGTCAAGCTGCTGCGGGAGTACGTGCCGGACATCAAGATCCGTGTCGTCAACGTCGTCGACCTGATGGTGCTGCAACCGAGCTCGGAGCATCCGCACGGCATGGACGACCGTCGCTTCGACGAGCTGTTCACCACCGACAAGCCGGTGATCTTCGCCTTCCACGGCTATCCGTGGCTGATCCACCGGCTGACCTACCGCCGCCGCAACCACGTCAACATTCACGTCCGCGGCTACAAGGAAGAGGGTACCACGACGACGCCGTTCGACATGGTGGTGCTGAACGACCTCGATCGTTATCGCCTGGCGCTCGACGCGATCCTGCGGATTCCGCGGCTCGCCGATCAGCGCGATGCCGCCACCTCGCGTTACTGGGCAACGATGCAGCGGCACAAGCTATATATCGGCGAACACGGTGACGATATGCCCGAGGTTCGCGATTGGCGCTGGTCGGCTTGA